In Prunus dulcis chromosome 1, ALMONDv2, whole genome shotgun sequence, the following are encoded in one genomic region:
- the LOC117614796 gene encoding zinc finger CCCH domain-containing protein 34, which produces MERYGRTTEGSQSDPSPEWTVPGPETGLEESMWQLGLGPGESYPERPNETDCSYYLRTGICGYGSRCRYNHPRDRSAVTGAARPGGLEYPERAGQPVCQYYMRTGTCKFGASCKYHHPKQGGSSGSPVSLNYYGYPLRQGERECSYYVKTGQCKFGATCKFHHPQPAGIPLPVPSAAPQVSPVPAAPLYQTVQSPSVSSQQYGVVFARPPLLPGSYVQSPYGQVLLSPGTIPFPGWSPYQAPASALPSPSTQPGVGSGTLYGMSQLSPSAAAYTGMYQPIPLPSSLGLPTTSQKEHLFPERPGQPECQYYMRTGDCKFGSSCRYHHPPEVVGPKTTVALSPSGLPSRPGAPLCTHYAQRGVCKFGPACKFDHPMGTLSYSPSASSLADMPVAPYPVGSSIGTLAPSSSSSSTELRPELNSGSGKDLVSARMSSSLSTSSGSVGSTVSKGGITHLGVQQSAQGSGPSTSSGSSTESHSPS; this is translated from the exons ATGGAGCGGTACGGTCGGACCACAGAAGGGTCACAGTCCGATCCGTCGCCGGAGTGGACTGTTCCGGGACCCGAAACAGGGCTGGAAG AGTCCATGTGGCAGTTGGGGCTCGGACCCGGGGAATCGTACCCTGAACGACCCAACGAGACCGATTGTAGTTACTACTTGAGGACTGGGATTTGTGGGTACGGCTCCCGGTGTCGGTACAATCATCCTCGTGATCGTAGTGCG GTTACGGGAGCTGCGAGACCTGGAGGGTTGGAGTACCCAGAGCGAGCGGGCCAGCCTGTGTGCCAG TACTATATGAGGACAGGGACTTGCAAATTTGGCGCTTCTTGTAAGTACCACCATCCTAAGCAGGGCGGAAGCTCTGGTAGCCCTGTATCTCTAAATTATTATGGATACCCATTACGACAG GGTGAAAGAGAGTGTTCCTACTATGTGAAAACTGGACAGTGTAAGTTTGGTGCAACTTGTAAATTCCATCATCCACAGCCAGCTGGCATACCACTTCCAGTGCCATCAGCAGCCCCTCAAGTTTCACCTGTACCTGCTGCACCATTGTATCAAACTGTGCAATCTCCATCTGTTTCATCGCAACAATATGGAGTAGTATTTGCAAGGCCTCCTTTGCTACCGGGTTCATATGTTCAAAGCCCCTATGGTCAAGTCCTGCTTTCCCCTGGCACAATTCCTTTTCCAGGTTGGAGTCCATATCAG GCACCTGCAAGCGCATTGCCCTCTCCTAGTACTCAACCTGGTGTTGGTTCTGGGACACTTTATGGGATGAGTCAACTATCTCCTTCAGCAGCTGCATATACAGGAATGTATCAGCCTATACCTTTACCTTCTTCTCTTGGTCTTCCAACCACCAGCCAGAAGGAGCACTTATTTCCTGAAAGACCTGGTCAACCAGAATGTCAGTATTACATGAGAACAGGGGATTGTAAATTTGGGTCCTCATGTAGATATCATCACCCACCAGAAGTTGTTGGACCAAAAACAACTGTTGCCCTCAGCCCCAGTGGTCTTCCTTCGCGCCCG GGTGCACCACTTTGCACTCACTATGCACAACGAGGAGTATGCAAGTTTGGGCCTGCATGCAAATTCGACCATCCAATGGGAACACTCAGTTACAGCCCGTCAGCGTCTTCTCTTGCTGATATGCCAGTTGCACCGTACCCAGTGGGATCATCAATTGGTACGCTAGCCccatcatcctcatcctcatccaCAGAATTGCGGCCTGAGCTTAATTCAGGCTCTGGAAAGGACTTAGTTTCAGCCAGAATGTCTTCATCACTGAGCACTTCTAGTGGATCAGTTGGTTCAACTGTTTCTAAGGGTGGTATTACCCATTTGGGTGTTCAACAGTCTGCTCAGGGTTCTGGCCCTTCAACTAGCAGTGGAAGCAGTACAGAGTCTCATAGTCCAAGCTAA
- the LOC117613673 gene encoding ethylene-responsive transcription factor ERF086: protein MIIYQSLKSLPTTSTFFTIQKPKPKPNSFIQPHFWLCFSRSSAFSLVLLSTCNSTVPMSTSKTSDKPFKAHEQGQAQMGFASVLQRNTPPSQSGERRGRRKQAEPGRFLGVRRRPWGRYAAEIRDPSTKERHWLGTFDTAQEAALAYDRAALSMKGSQARTNFIYSDNTTFHSLLTPFDLQTLSPQQSQFFSAAKQQPTNHNSPPHQSGIFQNDQTQNPNIRSNNINTCGAETSHGSSAHDGDDDDFFFSNGSNSNSGYLACIVPDNCLRPPSESDHHATNRRSSKTSDFNIDQDCSFANTNSIETKSHCLDVMNVQAALMASNTSPPGDQLPSFDGFSHGFWDNQQPIWELHSRELSAAMVDNPFMIEDGCMGGALYPIVENSSFGLIPQATTSSSSFSCSPSVPPFGDAVFEFGQSLF, encoded by the coding sequence atgattATATATCAGTCTTTAAAAAGCCTTCCTACAACTTCCACATTCTTCACcattcaaaaaccaaaaccaaaacccaactCATTCATCCAACCGCATTTTTGGCTTTGCTTCTCTAGAAGTAGCGCATTTTCTCTAGTGCTTCTTTCTACTTGTAACTCTACCGTGCCAATGTCCACCTCCAAAACCTCAGATAAACCCTTTAAAGCTCATGAGCAGGGCCAGGCACAGATGGGTTTTGCTTCTGTGCTTCAGAGGAACACACCTCCCTCTCAGTCTGGTGAGAGAAGGGGCCGAAGAAAGCAAGCAGAGCCAGGGAGGTTTCTTGGGGTGAGGAGAAGGCCTTGGGGAAGATATGCTGCTGAAATTCGAGACCCTAGCACTAAAGAAAGGCACTGGCTTGGCACATTTGACACTGCTCAAGAAGCAGCTCTGGCTTATGACAGAGCTGCTCTGTCCATGAAAGGCTCACAAGCAAGAACCAACTTCATTTATTCTGACAACACCACTTTTCACTCTCTCCTAACACCGTTTGATCTCCAAACCCTTTCACCACAACAATCACAGTTTTTCTCAGCTGCCAAACAACAACCCACCAATCACAACAGTCCACCTCATCAGTCTGGCATTTTTCAGAATGATCAAACTCAAAACCCCAATATCAGGTCCAATAACATTAACACATGTGGAGCTGAAACCTCTCATGGTTCATCTGCACATGAtggggatgatgatgatttctttttctccaatgGTTCTAATTCTAACTCAGGCTACTTGGCCTGCATAGTTCCTGACAACTGCTTGAGGCCTCCTTCTGAATCTGATCATCATGCCACTAATCGCAGAAGCTCCAAAACCAGTGACTTTAATATTGATCAAGATTGTAGCTTTGCAAACACTAACTCCATTGAAACCAAATCACATTGTCTAGATGTTATGAATGTGCAAGCTGCATTAATGGCTTCTAACACTAGCCCTCCTGGAGATCAGCTTCCTAGCTTTGATGGATTCAGCCATGGATTCTGGGACAACCAGCAGCCAATATGGGAGTTGCATTCAAGAGAGCTGTCTGCTGCCATGGTGGACAATCCATTCATGATTGAAGATGGATGCATGGGAGGAGCTTTGTATCCAATCGTCGAAAATTCTAGTTTTGGCTTAATACCTCAGGCAactacttcttcttcttcgttctCATGCTCTCCATCAGTTCCTCCTTTTGGTGATGCAGTCTTTGAGTTCGGCCAGTCACTCTTTTGA